The Prosthecobacter sp. SYSU 5D2 genome has a window encoding:
- the prmC gene encoding peptide chain release factor N(5)-glutamine methyltransferase, with product MKPLLETLRAGTGYLEKHGVDEARLNMEHLLAHVLGCRRLDLYLRFGEMLPETDLEKLRGLIKKRADGEPLQHLLGTVDFLGLELVSDHRALIPRPETEYLCDLLLKRYDKSPPARVLDMATGSGCIGLTLATAWKDSQVVLADISEEALDLARLNASRLGLSQVQIFRSDLFEKITGTFDLVVSNLPYIPRGEIPLLSREVRRDPLLALDGGPDGLDIVRRFLADAPARLAPGALIALEVGHDQGHITAQHATGLGYGAAQVHADLAGVQRFVFADAPAES from the coding sequence ATGAAACCTCTTTTAGAAACCCTGCGCGCCGGCACCGGCTATCTGGAGAAGCATGGTGTGGATGAGGCCCGGTTGAACATGGAGCACCTGCTGGCCCATGTGCTGGGCTGCCGGCGCCTGGACCTGTATCTCCGGTTTGGTGAGATGCTGCCTGAGACGGATCTGGAAAAACTGCGCGGCCTGATCAAAAAACGTGCCGATGGCGAGCCGCTTCAGCACCTGCTGGGCACGGTGGACTTCCTGGGGCTGGAACTCGTCAGCGACCACCGGGCGCTGATTCCGCGGCCGGAGACGGAGTATCTGTGCGATTTGCTGCTGAAGCGCTACGACAAATCACCCCCGGCCCGGGTGCTGGACATGGCCACAGGGTCCGGCTGCATCGGGCTGACATTGGCCACTGCATGGAAGGACAGCCAGGTGGTGCTGGCCGACATCTCCGAGGAGGCCCTGGACCTGGCGCGGCTGAATGCCAGCCGGCTCGGCCTGAGCCAGGTGCAAATCTTTCGCAGCGACCTTTTTGAAAAAATCACAGGCACCTTTGACCTCGTCGTGAGCAACCTGCCCTACATTCCCCGGGGGGAGATTCCACTGCTGAGCCGGGAGGTGCGGCGGGATCCCCTCCTTGCGCTGGATGGCGGGCCGGACGGACTGGATATTGTACGCCGTTTCCTGGCAGATGCTCCCGCCAGGCTGGCCCCTGGGGCGCTCATCGCGCTGGAGGTGGGGCATGATCAGGGGCATATCACGGCGCAGCACGCCACCGGGCTGGGCTATGGTGCAGCCCAGGTACATGCCGACCTGGCCGGGGTGCAGCGCTTCGTCTTTGCTGACGCCCCGGCAGAAAGTTGA
- the murA gene encoding UDP-N-acetylglucosamine 1-carboxyvinyltransferase, with protein sequence MEKLIVHGGAALKGRVNISGSKNSSLPILAATLLTKDTCTIRRVPDLSDTNYMVRILGELGAEVERASGVVVVKAEKIKSVAPYELVRKMRASICVLGPLTGRLKKCTVSLPGGCVIGDRPVDLHLKGLEALGAVITVDGGDISVNAKKGFKGGPMNLMGKHGSTVLGTDNVMMAATLAKGTTIIDGAAAEPEVEDLANFLIKMGAKIEGAGTNRIVIEGVKELHGAEHTVIPDRIEAGTFLCAGAMVGSGLTLKRVMPEHMTAVTDTLKNCGFPIEIGKDSITIAPNPNAKGFDLTTLCYPGFPTDMQAQFCALACVIDDTSTITETIFPQRFMHVAEMKRMGAHIDLQGATARIRGGGVLKGAPVMASDLRASAALVLAGLVASGKTDVNRLYHIDRGYEHLDDKLAGLGAELERVKE encoded by the coding sequence ATGGAAAAACTCATCGTTCACGGCGGCGCAGCATTGAAAGGCCGCGTCAATATCAGCGGCAGCAAGAACTCCTCCCTGCCCATTTTGGCGGCCACGCTGCTGACGAAGGACACCTGCACCATCCGGCGTGTGCCTGACCTGAGCGATACCAATTACATGGTACGCATTCTGGGGGAGCTGGGGGCGGAGGTGGAGCGCGCTAGCGGTGTGGTGGTGGTGAAGGCGGAAAAGATCAAGTCCGTGGCCCCCTATGAACTGGTGCGGAAGATGCGCGCCAGCATCTGTGTGCTGGGGCCGCTGACCGGCCGGCTGAAAAAATGCACCGTGTCCCTGCCTGGTGGCTGCGTCATCGGTGACCGGCCGGTGGATCTGCACCTGAAAGGCCTGGAGGCGCTGGGCGCGGTCATCACGGTGGATGGCGGGGACATCAGCGTGAACGCCAAAAAAGGCTTCAAGGGCGGTCCGATGAACCTGATGGGCAAGCATGGCTCCACAGTGCTCGGCACGGACAATGTGATGATGGCCGCCACACTGGCCAAAGGGACCACGATCATTGACGGCGCTGCCGCCGAGCCGGAGGTGGAGGACCTGGCCAATTTTCTCATCAAGATGGGTGCCAAGATCGAAGGCGCAGGCACCAACCGCATCGTCATCGAAGGCGTGAAGGAGCTGCATGGAGCCGAGCACACCGTCATCCCGGACCGCATTGAGGCCGGCACCTTTCTCTGCGCCGGGGCCATGGTCGGCAGCGGGCTGACCCTGAAGCGGGTCATGCCGGAGCACATGACGGCCGTGACGGACACGCTGAAAAACTGCGGCTTCCCGATTGAGATCGGCAAGGACAGCATCACCATCGCGCCGAACCCAAATGCCAAAGGTTTCGATCTCACCACTCTTTGTTATCCCGGATTTCCCACGGACATGCAGGCACAGTTTTGTGCGCTGGCCTGTGTGATTGATGACACCAGCACGATCACCGAGACCATTTTCCCGCAGCGCTTCATGCACGTGGCGGAAATGAAGCGCATGGGTGCCCACATTGATCTCCAGGGAGCGACCGCCCGCATCCGTGGCGGTGGCGTGCTGAAAGGCGCGCCCGTCATGGCCAGCGACCTGCGTGCCTCCGCCGCCCTGGTGCTGGCTGGCCTAGTCGCTAGCGGCAAGACGGACGTGAACCGCCTGTATCACATTGACCGCGGTTACGAGCACCTGGACGACAAACTGGCCGGGCTGGGCGCGGAGCTGGAGCGGGTGAAGGAGTGA